From the Kitasatospora atroaurantiaca genome, the window ACGGGTCCACCCTTGTCGGTCGCCTCCAGAGCCTGGGTCAGGTCCGCGCCGCGGATGGTGTGGACGCTGAGGACGGGATCGAGGGGAGGGACGAGCGCCCTGGTGGCGATGTCCACCAGGTGCGGTGGTGCGGCGCCAGCCTGCAGAGCGGTGACGTACTCGATGACTTGCGCGTGCGTGAGCGTGTGGACCCGTTGCCGCAGCACGTGCATGGCGATGATTCGTCCGTGGGCCGCCGCTGCCCGGCGGATCTCCTCGTGCAGGTCATCCACTGCGGTGCGTGTGGGCATCTTCCGAATGCGGGTCCGGTAGTCCAGCTCCCACTCGCCGGTAACAGCGGTGACCGGTCCGATCTGGTGGAGACTCCC encodes:
- a CDS encoding YrhB domain-containing protein; this translates as MIEREFAIRAAQEDLDRRFSGRLVVTKAEEHELVWIVYYQTAEYLRTGDPSQLLGGNGPYLVDRLDGSLHQIGPVTAVTGEWELDYRTRIRKMPTRTAVDDLHEEIRRAAAAHGRIIAMHVLRQRVHTLTHAQVIEYVTALQAGAAPPHLVDIATRALVPPLDPVLSVHTIRGADLTQALEATDKGGPVS